In Paraburkholderia terrae, the DNA window CGTCTTGCCCGACAGGTCACTGCCCAACGGCGCAATCTTGCCGGTCAGCACGGCGTCGACGGTAAGAACTCGGTGATCCACGGCGGTCATCGGGGTTTGTTCAGGGTCGCGAGGCCAGTTGATCGAGCCATTCGCCGAACATGCTCGTCGCCGCGATTTCCAGCTTCGGGCCATGCTTCGCGGTATCGGCGCGCAGCGCGCGAACGTCGATGCCGTGGCCCGCGATTTCTCCGGCATTGCCGATCAGCCAGGGCTCGAAGCGGTCGGTGCGGATTTCAGGGTGACATTGCAGGCCAAGCACATGCTTGCCCCACGAGAACGCCTGGTTCTGACAGGCGGGCGTGGAGGCGAGATGCACCGCGCCTTGAGGAAGATCGAATGTATCGCCGTGCCAATGAAGCATCGACGTGTGCGCTCCGTCCAGATGCCGCAGCGGCGACTGCTTGCCGGCATCGGTGAGCGTCAACGGTGTCCAGCCGATTTCCGTCTGCCCGGACGGATAGACCCGCGCGCCGAGCACCCGCGCAATCAGTTGCGCGCCGAGGCAGATGCCGAGCGTCGGCAGACCGGCTGCAATGCGCTTTTCGATCATGGACGAGCGGCGCGATGGTCGGATAGCGATCGTCGTCGAAGGCGCTGATCGGCCCGCCGAGAATCACCATCAGCGAAGGCATCACGGGGTCGGGCGCCTCGATGCGCGCAAAGCCGACATCCAGATAGCGGACAGGACGCCCCCGCTCGCCGAGCACCCGTTCGAGACTGCCCAGATCCTCGAAATGCACATGGCGGATGGCGAGAACTTCGTGATGCATCGGCAAATCCCACCGTCAGGTTGACTGGACGCGCCCAAAAGGCGCGCCGGAAGACACGCCGTCTGCCGATGCGCAAAACGGCGCAAGCTCGCCCGCCCCGCTCACGCAAACCCGCGAGCGGCGGCCGGCTCCGCAGTTTAGCCGACTCAGGCTTGCTGCGCGAAGATCTTCCAGGTCTTTTTCTGCGTGGCCGCATCGGCCGTTTCGTGTACCGAGCAGTCCAGACGCAGATCGGTATCCGACATCGACAGATCGAGCAGCATGCAGCGATGCGGCGTCTTCTTCGGGTTCTTGCTCGGCTCGAAATGCGTGCAGGTCACGCACATCCGGTGCGGCGGAATGTGGCCTTGCACTTCGAGCTGACGCACGGTCTTCAGCAGCGTGCGATAAAAGAGGGATTGCTCTTCGTCGCGCAGCGTGCCGACCGCCTTCGCGAGGAAGTCAGGCCATTGCGCGGCGCGCTTGGCCGCGGTGCGGCCGCGA includes these proteins:
- a CDS encoding MarR family winged helix-turn-helix transcriptional regulator; translation: MSEGVYGEQATGRVTHSLLRLSTAMRSQAWEWAEGAGLTPTQGEILVLLMQRKGPMRLGEIARETALTAATTSDAVSTLESKGLVEKRRALDDGRALAVRLTARGRTAAKRAAQWPDFLAKAVGTLRDEEQSLFYRTLLKTVRQLEVQGHIPPHRMCVTCTHFEPSKNPKKTPHRCMLLDLSMSDTDLRLDCSVHETADAATQKKTWKIFAQQA